From the Deinococcus radiophilus genome, one window contains:
- a CDS encoding AAC(3) family N-acetyltransferase has product MRNKSAVGAPDLQAGLAELGLDGTQHVLAHASLRSFGRLEGGSRTLVDTLQRCTATLAAPAFTYSTMLYRPTDPVHARYHRDRRVSRELGRLPQEMVERAEARRSFHPTLSFVALGQEAEYVTQSQSLDQPYQPVGALYELDGYSLMIGTEWDSNTAVHYGEYLAGVPYLTRWAEVDGEVKGMAFPNCSADFGNLAPSVQGLGRQVQVGQSLLQLYPMRPLIDRTVALLERQPGALLCRSRSCRCQDVGRVIDTQGLRPRTHQVRHRELHSG; this is encoded by the coding sequence ATGCGTAACAAATCCGCAGTGGGTGCCCCTGATCTGCAAGCTGGCCTGGCCGAACTGGGGCTGGACGGTACCCAGCATGTGCTGGCCCACGCCTCGCTGCGCTCCTTCGGGCGCCTGGAGGGCGGGTCACGCACCCTGGTAGACACCCTGCAGCGCTGCACGGCGACGCTGGCGGCCCCGGCTTTTACCTATTCCACCATGCTGTACCGTCCTACCGATCCGGTTCACGCCCGCTACCACCGGGACCGGCGTGTGAGCCGCGAACTCGGAAGGTTACCGCAGGAGATGGTGGAGCGTGCTGAGGCGCGGCGCTCCTTTCACCCGACCCTCAGCTTCGTGGCGCTGGGCCAGGAGGCCGAATACGTCACTCAGAGTCAGTCGCTGGACCAGCCCTATCAGCCGGTCGGGGCACTGTACGAACTGGACGGGTACTCGCTGATGATCGGGACCGAATGGGACAGCAACACGGCGGTGCATTACGGCGAGTACCTGGCTGGCGTGCCGTACCTAACCCGCTGGGCGGAGGTAGACGGTGAGGTCAAGGGCATGGCCTTTCCCAATTGCTCGGCAGACTTCGGGAATTTGGCCCCATCGGTGCAGGGTCTGGGTCGGCAGGTCCAGGTGGGCCAGAGCTTGCTGCAACTCTACCCAATGCGCCCGCTGATAGACCGCACGGTGGCCTTGCTGGAGCGCCAGCCGGGAGCGCTGCTGTGCCGCTCACGCTCTTGCCGCTGTCAGGATGTGGGCCGAGTGATTGATACACAAGGTTTGCGTCCCCGGACCCATCAGGTGCGCCATCGTGAACTGCATTCCGGCTGA
- a CDS encoding FAD-dependent oxidoreductase, with product MTQDSQAFTSERPLRVAVIGSGPSGIYSAEALIKQSDVPVQVDIFDRLPTPYGLVRYGVAPDHLTIKSVTKAFEKTMSDERVRFMGNVQFGRDLTRDQLLAHYDAVIYAVGASADRRLGIPGEDLQGSLSATEFVAWYNGHPDAATRDMDLSAQGVAVIGLGNVALDVSRILAKTADELHSSDIAQHALERLRDSQVKDIYILGRRGPAQAKFTTKELREFGELDAASPVVRADELAVAPEEEVAADNVTKKNLEVLRSFLELPERETPRRVHFRFLVSPTEILDDGAGNVNAIRVEKNQLDEAGRPVGTGQFEELPVGMVLRSVGYLGTPLEGVPFDERSGTIANVEGRVTGCPSEYTAGWIKRGPSGVIGTNRKCAADTVGLLLEDVRSGTLKPSAEQNLSALEAVLADRPVYTFGDWQELDRHEQGRGSESGRPRHKVVHLEEMLGWRAER from the coding sequence ATGACTCAAGATTCCCAGGCTTTTACCTCTGAACGCCCGCTGCGGGTGGCCGTGATCGGCTCCGGCCCCAGCGGGATTTACTCTGCCGAAGCGCTGATCAAGCAAAGTGACGTGCCTGTGCAGGTGGATATTTTTGACCGCCTACCCACCCCATATGGGCTGGTGCGCTACGGCGTGGCCCCGGATCACCTGACCATCAAGAGCGTCACCAAGGCGTTCGAGAAGACCATGAGCGACGAACGCGTGCGCTTTATGGGCAACGTGCAGTTCGGGCGTGACCTGACCCGTGATCAATTGCTGGCCCACTACGACGCTGTGATCTACGCCGTGGGGGCCAGTGCCGACCGCCGCCTGGGCATTCCCGGCGAAGACCTGCAAGGATCGCTCAGCGCCACCGAGTTCGTGGCCTGGTACAACGGCCACCCCGACGCGGCCACCCGCGACATGGACCTCAGCGCTCAGGGCGTGGCCGTGATCGGCCTGGGCAACGTGGCCCTGGACGTGAGCCGCATCCTGGCCAAGACAGCGGACGAACTGCACAGCTCCGACATTGCCCAGCACGCGCTGGAGCGGCTGCGGGACAGCCAGGTCAAGGACATCTACATCCTGGGACGGCGTGGCCCTGCCCAGGCCAAGTTCACCACCAAGGAACTGCGCGAGTTCGGTGAGCTGGACGCCGCCAGCCCAGTGGTCCGTGCCGACGAACTGGCCGTGGCCCCTGAGGAAGAAGTCGCCGCCGACAACGTGACCAAGAAGAATCTGGAAGTGCTGCGCTCCTTCCTGGAACTGCCGGAGCGCGAGACACCGCGCCGGGTGCATTTCCGCTTTCTGGTCTCCCCCACCGAGATCCTGGATGACGGCGCAGGCAACGTCAACGCCATCCGGGTGGAGAAAAATCAGCTGGACGAAGCGGGCCGCCCGGTGGGCACAGGCCAGTTTGAAGAACTGCCAGTAGGCATGGTATTGCGCTCGGTGGGCTATCTGGGCACACCGTTAGAAGGTGTGCCGTTCGATGAGCGCTCCGGAACCATCGCCAACGTGGAGGGCCGGGTCACTGGCTGCCCCAGCGAATACACCGCCGGCTGGATCAAGCGCGGTCCCAGTGGCGTGATCGGCACCAACCGCAAGTGCGCCGCCGACACGGTGGGCCTCTTGCTGGAAGATGTCCGCAGCGGCACGCTGAAGCCGAGTGCCGAGCAGAACCTGAGCGCACTGGAGGCCGTATTGGCTGACCGCCCGGTGTACACCTTCGGGGACTGGCAGGAACTGGACCGCCACGAGCAGGGCCGGGGCAGCGAGTCAGGCCGCCCACGCCATAAGGTGGTCCACCTGGAAGAAATGCTGGGCTGGCGCGCCGAGCGCTGA
- a CDS encoding SDR family oxidoreductase: MTDQKKIGEGKSAFVTGGSKGIGYAVAQALAGAGYNVTITSRNEDEVTGAAAQIGHGIRGVMCDVRDAKALQEEIDVHTGIFGGLDVLFVNAGVGRFSNVKDMSIEDWDTVLETNLSGAFYTVKAALPALTESAKNGGGYIFLLSSLAGKNPFAGGAAYNASKFGMNGLSEVLMLDLRGDDIKVTQFMPGSVATYFNGHTPSDADAWKIQPEDIAQLTIDLLEMPRRTLPSRVEVRPSRPDKK; this comes from the coding sequence ATGACGGACCAGAAGAAAATCGGTGAAGGCAAAAGCGCATTCGTGACTGGCGGCAGCAAGGGCATCGGCTACGCCGTGGCCCAGGCACTGGCGGGGGCCGGTTACAACGTGACCATCACCAGCCGCAACGAAGATGAAGTGACCGGCGCCGCCGCGCAGATAGGGCACGGTATCCGTGGCGTGATGTGTGATGTACGGGACGCCAAAGCACTCCAGGAGGAAATTGACGTTCACACCGGCATTTTCGGCGGGCTGGATGTCCTGTTTGTCAATGCGGGCGTGGGCCGCTTTTCCAACGTCAAGGACATGAGCATAGAAGACTGGGACACGGTCTTGGAAACCAACCTGAGTGGAGCGTTCTACACTGTGAAGGCAGCCCTGCCCGCGCTGACCGAGAGTGCCAAAAATGGCGGCGGGTACATCTTTTTGCTGTCCAGCCTGGCAGGCAAAAACCCCTTCGCGGGCGGCGCAGCCTACAACGCGTCCAAATTCGGCATGAACGGCCTGAGCGAAGTGCTGATGCTGGACCTGCGCGGGGACGACATCAAGGTGACGCAGTTTATGCCCGGCAGTGTGGCGACTTACTTCAACGGTCATACCCCCAGCGACGCCGACGCCTGGAAAATTCAGCCGGAAGACATTGCCCAGCTGACCATTGACCTGCTGGAAATGCCGCGCCGTACCCTGCCCAGCCGGGTAGAAGTGCGCCCCAGCCGCCCAGACAAGAAATAA
- a CDS encoding MazG nucleotide pyrophosphohydrolase domain-containing protein, whose translation MQDLLSTMRRLRAPDGCPWDREQTHESLRPYLLEEAAEAVDAVGDDAELCTELGDVLLQVAFHAVIAEERGAFGYAEIERSIVEKMVRRHPHVFAAAQAEDAEAVLGVWERVKREERGGREQPLAQKIPAALGALERERQAQKGTGTGEGSREAVLGALQQAGDDAEGVAAVLSAVVAWARTAGVNSELALRERTARTISAYDAAAQGGEEHG comes from the coding sequence ATGCAAGACCTGCTGAGCACCATGCGCCGCCTGCGCGCCCCTGACGGTTGCCCCTGGGACCGCGAGCAAACCCATGAGTCGCTGCGGCCCTACCTGCTGGAAGAAGCCGCCGAAGCTGTAGACGCGGTGGGTGACGACGCCGAGCTGTGCACCGAACTGGGCGATGTGCTGTTGCAAGTGGCCTTTCACGCCGTGATTGCCGAGGAGCGTGGGGCCTTTGGTTACGCCGAGATAGAGCGGAGCATCGTGGAGAAGATGGTGCGCCGTCATCCGCACGTGTTCGCAGCGGCCCAGGCTGAAGATGCTGAGGCGGTGCTGGGCGTTTGGGAAAGGGTCAAGCGTGAGGAACGCGGCGGGCGGGAGCAACCCCTGGCCCAGAAGATTCCTGCTGCGCTCGGAGCGCTGGAACGCGAGCGCCAGGCCCAGAAGGGAACTGGGACTGGTGAAGGCAGCCGGGAAGCTGTCCTGGGTGCCTTGCAGCAGGCCGGAGACGACGCTGAGGGTGTGGCCGCTGTGCTCTCGGCGGTGGTCGCCTGGGCACGGACAGCGGGTGTAAATTCCGAACTGGCCCTGCGGGAGCGCACCGCCCGGACCATCTCGGCCTACGACGCTGCGGCGCAAGGGGGTGAGGAACATGGCTGA
- a CDS encoding NUDIX hydrolase, translating to MAELPLDPLDESLLYDPAADPWAGWVQARQRQRLHLPDYREAAVLAALSLEAVPRVLLTIRSAELPTHQGQVAFAGGKLEAGETPVQAALREAQEEVGLAPEAVTVLGELDDVFTPLGFHVTPVLARFALPDRFRLSGEVDRVLLCSLDELRASAAPPTLKTMPNGREYPMYEYLPQGVRVWGMTARILHDLLDAGVD from the coding sequence ATGGCTGAGTTGCCGCTGGACCCGCTGGATGAGTCGCTGCTGTATGACCCCGCTGCAGACCCCTGGGCGGGCTGGGTGCAGGCCCGGCAGCGCCAGCGGCTGCATCTGCCGGATTACCGTGAAGCGGCCGTGCTGGCCGCCCTTTCACTGGAAGCGGTCCCACGCGTGCTGCTCACCATCCGTTCGGCGGAGCTGCCCACCCACCAGGGGCAGGTCGCCTTTGCGGGCGGCAAGCTGGAGGCGGGGGAGACGCCTGTGCAGGCTGCCCTGCGTGAAGCTCAGGAGGAAGTGGGCCTGGCCCCGGAAGCGGTTACGGTGCTGGGCGAGCTGGACGACGTCTTCACGCCGCTGGGCTTTCATGTGACCCCGGTGCTGGCCCGCTTCGCCCTGCCAGACCGGTTCCGGCTGAGCGGCGAGGTGGACCGGGTGCTGCTGTGTTCGCTGGATGAGCTGCGGGCGTCGGCGGCCCCGCCCACCCTGAAGACCATGCCGAATGGCCGCGAATACCCCATGTACGAGTATTTGCCCCAGGGCGTGCGCGTGTGGGGCATGACCGCCCGCATCCTGCACGACCTGCTAGACGCGGGCGTGGACTGA
- a CDS encoding aminopeptidase: MSSLIAYDPVKHAELLVDYCLYAQSGERLQLAGSTLALPLMQELHRAVLRRGARPVLNLEYPGQLDEFADLAADDVLDSVHDGDLANITHMDGTLRVKAPENPVEGDPKRRARLVASGARLAAVRSGKKWSLTLYPTEFAAQQANMSLPEFEDFVMRAMFLDRPDPVAAWGEIREMQAGLIERLERADQVRIRNAGTDLTLSVRGRTWANSDGKRNMPSGEVFTGPLEDSAEGYVTFSVPTIYGGQWVRGARLEFRAGRVVDARADEGEDVLLAALDTDEGARRLGELGIGSNFGIQSPTGNILFDEKMGGTVHLALGRSYPETGGTNESGIHWDLITDLRPGAGGGTISLDGEVWQRDGQFV; this comes from the coding sequence ATGTCATCCTTGATTGCCTATGATCCCGTCAAGCACGCCGAGCTGCTGGTGGATTACTGCCTGTATGCCCAGAGCGGCGAGCGACTACAATTGGCCGGTTCCACCCTGGCCCTGCCGCTGATGCAGGAGCTGCACCGCGCCGTGCTGCGCCGGGGAGCGCGCCCGGTGCTGAACCTTGAATACCCCGGCCAGCTGGACGAGTTCGCTGATCTGGCTGCCGATGATGTGCTGGACAGCGTGCATGACGGCGACCTGGCCAACATCACCCATATGGACGGCACCCTGCGGGTCAAGGCTCCCGAAAATCCAGTGGAAGGTGATCCCAAGCGCCGCGCACGTTTGGTGGCCAGCGGCGCACGCCTGGCCGCCGTGCGCTCAGGGAAGAAGTGGAGCCTGACCCTCTATCCCACCGAGTTTGCCGCTCAGCAGGCGAACATGTCGCTGCCGGAATTTGAGGATTTCGTCATGCGGGCGATGTTCCTGGACCGCCCTGATCCGGTGGCCGCCTGGGGCGAGATTCGTGAGATGCAGGCTGGATTGATTGAGCGGCTTGAGCGTGCCGATCAGGTCCGGATCCGGAATGCAGGCACGGACCTGACGCTCAGTGTGAGAGGCCGCACCTGGGCCAACAGCGACGGCAAGCGGAACATGCCCAGCGGTGAAGTATTTACTGGCCCCCTTGAGGACAGTGCTGAAGGGTATGTGACCTTCAGCGTACCGACCATTTACGGTGGCCAGTGGGTGCGCGGCGCCCGGCTGGAGTTCCGCGCTGGGCGGGTGGTGGACGCCCGCGCTGACGAAGGCGAGGATGTGCTGCTGGCCGCGCTTGATACTGACGAGGGTGCCCGCCGCCTGGGTGAACTGGGCATCGGTTCCAACTTTGGGATTCAGTCGCCAACCGGCAACATCCTCTTTGACGAGAAGATGGGCGGCACCGTCCACCTGGCCCTGGGCCGCTCGTACCCCGAAACGGGCGGTACCAACGAAAGTGGGATTCACTGGGACCTGATCACCGATCTGCGCCCCGGCGCGGGGGGCGGCACCATCAGCCTGGACGGCGAAGTGTGGCAGCGTGATGGGCAGTTTGTTTGA
- a CDS encoding DEAD/DEAH box helicase — MTHPRLSAELFTKAAIRRGQQLPDKTVQNVKLQQTALGFVGIASVATKDQTYSLALQLGPGGEYQGLGCSCERRHCAHMVRVMTSSALTQALNEFGVAAAQAPATPDLDQPPLPDSSETEPVHLPLDAQGQNWLNKLRSALPSTEVSDRPLRLQLAPVQASEDGPALSVTLYADTSGSRDHLNLFHLSDYLQSYTGVVRSRRSLPGPLRPYQPLLETLAAHAILTSVGGQEAWRLPADARSENWLLDALTERLLFWGDHPAPLTLGPDLQEPLEWLLDARGYQRLRRAAAPELAALTTLTLAGEWYFPPTVLAASAGSNAQNGQVLKVGRVISALDGETEAHLLALPPVPPAQAAALAERLRAEPGTLWPAGLPLPQAIPTRRLTQPYQPVLRLLEQGIPVQQPGRRTTQTQRFGLARLDHEYGGRLLTGRGHEWYAAGELIVESPDPAAEQAATQQITRLGLKRVTKLLPRGAQTNLPEARRLYGFSDPERWQTFLEQDVPRLEAAGFQIELEPSFPHHYAQIQDWYGETETDGGWFTLELGVVIDGERYSLLPVIAALAEQKPELFTPGALAELTPTDTFTVRLEDGRRVQLPAERVRDILGVLGELHLGLDDTDTLRLPLLDAARLAQLAERVPAHWDGAAELLELGERLESFAGLSEIQPPQGLQAELRGYQREGVAWLQFLREYGLGGILADDMGLGKTLQTLTHLLTEKEAGRADLPSLVVAPTSVLGGWRAEAERFAPDLRVLVLHGPGREQHFGSLGDYDLILTSYSLLPRDLEVLKRQPLHYVVLDEAQNIKNHRSQAAQAAGQLRTRHRLALTGTPLENHLGELWSLFNFVSPGLLGTAGQFREQFRGPIEKRGDPARQQALNARVRPFILRREKQVVAKELPPKTEIPVFLTLTPAQRDLYETVREGVLGRVQAELERRGLGGATVTILDALLKLRQVATDPRLLRLKAAEGVTASAKRDWLQEQLPQLVEEGRRILIFSQFASLLTLLEEDLGALGLGYAKLTGSTRNRPEVIEQFQSGAVPIFLISLKAGGVGLNLTAADTVIHLDPWWNPAAEAQATDRAYRIGQDKPVFVYKLIAESSVEERILEMQARKAALAQGVLDGGLTDAAQLTAADLDGLFAPLDPATSLDTAGSHDPLDTEFSGDLPQPAKSSEQTSSKPKRVSRARKAADPTDIDPEPEMDLQEEAPVSTSQRRPRSGKGTNPSGAKAKSTAPRQRRTSGKPAKAE, encoded by the coding sequence GTGACCCATCCAAGATTAAGTGCGGAGCTGTTTACCAAAGCGGCGATCCGCAGGGGCCAGCAACTACCCGACAAAACAGTACAGAACGTCAAATTGCAGCAAACCGCCCTGGGCTTCGTGGGCATCGCTTCTGTTGCCACCAAGGATCAAACCTATAGCCTGGCGCTGCAACTGGGGCCGGGCGGTGAATATCAGGGCCTGGGCTGTTCGTGCGAGCGGCGGCACTGCGCCCACATGGTCCGGGTGATGACCTCCTCGGCACTGACCCAGGCGCTGAACGAATTTGGAGTGGCCGCCGCGCAGGCCCCAGCCACCCCGGACCTGGACCAGCCCCCGCTACCGGACAGCAGCGAAACCGAACCTGTACATCTGCCGCTGGACGCCCAGGGACAGAACTGGCTGAACAAACTGCGCTCAGCGCTGCCAAGCACCGAAGTGAGCGACCGACCTCTACGCCTGCAACTGGCCCCTGTTCAGGCCAGCGAGGACGGTCCGGCCCTGAGCGTGACCCTCTACGCGGACACCTCGGGCAGCCGGGACCACCTGAATCTGTTTCACCTGTCGGACTACCTCCAGAGCTACACCGGCGTGGTCCGCAGCCGCCGCTCCCTGCCGGGGCCACTGCGGCCATACCAACCACTGCTTGAAACTCTGGCGGCCCACGCCATTCTGACCAGTGTGGGCGGGCAGGAAGCCTGGCGCCTACCCGCCGATGCCCGCAGTGAAAACTGGCTGCTGGACGCCTTGACTGAGCGGCTGCTGTTCTGGGGCGATCATCCTGCGCCCCTGACCCTGGGACCAGACCTGCAAGAACCACTGGAATGGCTGCTGGACGCCCGTGGCTATCAACGTCTGCGCCGCGCCGCCGCGCCTGAACTGGCGGCCCTCACCACGCTGACCCTGGCAGGCGAGTGGTACTTTCCGCCGACCGTCTTGGCAGCTTCGGCAGGGAGCAACGCTCAGAACGGCCAGGTGCTGAAGGTGGGCCGGGTCATCTCTGCGCTGGACGGCGAAACCGAAGCCCATCTGCTGGCCCTGCCTCCGGTCCCTCCGGCGCAGGCTGCCGCGCTGGCGGAACGGCTGCGGGCAGAACCCGGCACGCTCTGGCCCGCTGGGCTGCCGCTGCCCCAGGCCATCCCCACCCGGCGGCTGACTCAGCCTTATCAGCCGGTGCTGCGCTTGCTGGAACAGGGCATTCCGGTGCAGCAACCGGGACGGCGCACCACCCAGACCCAGCGCTTTGGGCTGGCGCGGTTGGATCACGAGTACGGAGGCCGCTTGCTCACCGGCCGCGGCCACGAATGGTACGCGGCCGGCGAACTGATCGTGGAGAGCCCCGATCCTGCCGCCGAGCAGGCTGCCACCCAGCAGATCACGCGACTGGGCCTCAAGCGGGTGACCAAGCTGCTGCCCCGCGGCGCGCAGACCAATCTGCCTGAAGCCCGGCGACTGTACGGCTTCAGCGATCCGGAACGCTGGCAAACCTTTTTGGAGCAGGACGTGCCCCGCTTGGAAGCAGCGGGCTTTCAGATTGAACTGGAACCGTCCTTCCCTCACCACTACGCGCAGATTCAGGACTGGTACGGCGAAACCGAAACGGACGGGGGCTGGTTCACCCTGGAGTTGGGCGTGGTGATTGACGGCGAGCGGTACAGCCTGCTGCCCGTCATCGCGGCCCTGGCCGAGCAAAAGCCGGAACTGTTCACGCCGGGCGCACTGGCCGAACTCACACCTACCGATACCTTCACCGTAAGGCTGGAAGATGGCCGCCGGGTGCAGCTGCCCGCCGAACGGGTGCGCGACATCCTGGGCGTCCTGGGCGAGCTGCACCTGGGCCTGGACGATACGGACACCCTGCGCTTGCCCTTGCTGGACGCGGCCCGACTGGCTCAACTGGCAGAGCGCGTTCCGGCCCACTGGGACGGCGCAGCTGAACTGCTGGAACTGGGCGAACGACTGGAAAGCTTTGCGGGTCTGTCAGAAATCCAACCGCCGCAGGGTCTTCAGGCTGAGCTACGCGGCTACCAGCGTGAGGGGGTGGCCTGGCTACAGTTCCTGCGCGAATACGGCCTGGGGGGCATCCTGGCCGATGACATGGGCCTGGGCAAGACGTTGCAGACCTTGACCCACCTCTTGACCGAAAAAGAAGCGGGCCGCGCCGACCTGCCCAGCCTGGTGGTTGCCCCCACCAGCGTGTTGGGCGGCTGGCGCGCCGAGGCCGAGCGCTTCGCACCGGATCTGCGTGTGCTGGTGCTGCACGGACCAGGACGCGAGCAACACTTCGGATCGCTGGGCGACTACGACCTGATTCTGACCAGTTATTCGCTGCTGCCGCGTGACCTGGAAGTGCTGAAGAGGCAGCCGCTGCATTACGTGGTGCTGGACGAAGCACAGAACATCAAGAATCACCGCAGTCAGGCCGCGCAGGCCGCCGGGCAACTGCGCACCCGTCACCGCCTGGCCCTGACCGGCACGCCGCTGGAAAACCACCTGGGCGAGCTATGGTCGCTGTTTAACTTCGTCTCGCCGGGGCTCCTCGGCACGGCGGGACAGTTCCGTGAACAGTTCCGCGGACCCATCGAAAAGCGCGGCGACCCAGCGCGCCAGCAGGCGCTGAATGCTCGCGTGCGCCCCTTCATCCTGCGGCGTGAGAAACAGGTCGTCGCCAAGGAACTGCCTCCCAAGACTGAAATTCCGGTGTTCCTGACGCTGACCCCCGCACAGCGTGACCTGTACGAAACCGTCCGCGAAGGCGTCCTGGGCCGCGTGCAAGCCGAGCTGGAACGCCGGGGCCTGGGCGGAGCGACGGTCACCATTCTGGACGCACTACTCAAATTGCGGCAGGTCGCCACTGACCCCCGCCTGCTGCGCCTTAAGGCCGCTGAGGGCGTCACGGCGAGCGCCAAGCGCGACTGGCTCCAAGAACAGTTGCCGCAACTGGTGGAAGAAGGCCGCCGCATCCTGATCTTCTCGCAGTTCGCATCGCTGCTGACGCTGCTAGAAGAGGATCTGGGGGCTCTGGGCCTGGGCTACGCCAAGCTGACTGGAAGCACCCGCAACCGCCCCGAAGTGATTGAGCAGTTCCAGAGTGGCGCGGTACCCATCTTCCTGATCAGCCTCAAGGCTGGTGGCGTGGGCCTGAACCTGACCGCTGCCGACACGGTGATTCACCTGGACCCCTGGTGGAACCCTGCCGCCGAGGCCCAGGCCACCGACCGCGCCTACCGCATCGGGCAGGACAAGCCGGTGTTCGTGTACAAGCTGATTGCCGAAAGCAGCGTGGAGGAGCGCATTCTGGAAATGCAGGCCCGCAAAGCTGCACTGGCGCAGGGTGTGCTGGACGGCGGCCTGACCGACGCCGCGCAACTGACTGCGGCAGATCTGGATGGTCTGTTCGCACCACTTGACCCTGCAACCAGCCTGGACACAGCGGGCAGCCACGACCCTCTGGACACCGAGTTCTCCGGAGATCTGCCGCAGCCTGCCAAATCCAGCGAGCAGACCAGCAGTAAACCCAAGCGGGTCAGCCGCGCCCGCAAAGCAGCGGACCCCACGGACATAGACCCTGAGCCTGAGATGGACCTTCAGGAGGAAGCTCCAGTCTCCACTTCCCAGCGCCGTCCCCGATCAGGGAAGGGCACCAACCCAAGCGGGGCGAAAGCCAAATCCACTGCGCCACGTCAGCGCCGCACCTCAGGTAAGCCAGCCAAGGCTGAATAA
- a CDS encoding peptide chain release factor 3, whose amino-acid sequence MTATSDTLQREIERRRTFAIISHPDAGKTTITEKLLLYGGAIQEAGSVTAKQGRSHTQSDWMSIEQQRGISISSSALTFEFEGRHINLLDTPGHQDFSEDTYRTLTAADSALMVLDAARGVQAQTEKLFAVCRNRGIPILTFVNKMDRPALDPFDLLSQVEESLGIVAVPLTWPIGDGPDFRGVYDLQTRRVLAFERTSGGKHRAPVQTAGLDDPKLAELVGADLAAKLAEDVELIEGALPDFDAEAFLAGEMTPVFFGSAMNNFGVEHFLSNFVELAPCPGATETNQGPRPPTEAFAGFIFKLQANMSRAHRDRTAYMRVMSGEFDRGMDVIHTRTGRKLRLSQAHTLFAQDREKVEEAYPGDIVGLVNPGVFQIGDVISLGGKLELPSFPRFTPETFASVHLKDVGKRKAFMKGLTQLAEEGVVQVFYPTDGAREPFLGAVGPLQFEVFQARLEEEYKVDVEMSVTSYSLVRWIAGDEGSVARFARTMEDDQGRPVMLFRSHYDLDYTAEQHPEIEFLPLPKDLTKVG is encoded by the coding sequence ATGACCGCCACTTCCGACACCCTCCAGCGCGAGATTGAGCGCCGCCGCACCTTCGCCATCATTTCCCACCCCGACGCAGGCAAAACGACCATCACTGAAAAGCTGCTGCTGTACGGGGGTGCGATTCAGGAAGCCGGATCCGTCACGGCCAAGCAGGGCCGCTCGCACACCCAGTCCGACTGGATGAGCATCGAGCAGCAACGCGGGATTTCCATTTCCAGCTCGGCGCTGACCTTTGAATTTGAGGGGCGGCACATCAATCTGCTTGACACGCCGGGACACCAGGATTTCAGCGAGGACACCTACCGTACCCTCACCGCCGCCGACAGTGCGCTGATGGTGCTGGACGCGGCGCGTGGGGTGCAGGCGCAGACCGAAAAACTGTTTGCAGTGTGCCGCAACCGGGGCATTCCCATCCTGACCTTCGTGAACAAGATGGACCGCCCCGCGCTGGACCCGTTTGATCTGCTGAGCCAGGTGGAAGAGTCCCTGGGCATCGTGGCGGTACCGCTGACCTGGCCGATTGGCGATGGCCCGGACTTCCGGGGCGTGTACGACCTTCAGACGCGGCGGGTGCTGGCCTTTGAGCGCACCTCTGGCGGCAAACACCGCGCCCCGGTACAGACGGCGGGCCTGGACGACCCCAAGCTGGCCGAGCTGGTCGGCGCCGACCTGGCCGCCAAACTGGCTGAAGACGTGGAACTGATTGAAGGTGCGCTGCCTGACTTTGATGCGGAGGCCTTCTTGGCCGGAGAAATGACCCCGGTATTTTTCGGGTCGGCCATGAACAACTTCGGTGTGGAGCACTTCCTGAGCAACTTCGTGGAGCTGGCCCCCTGTCCTGGTGCGACCGAAACCAACCAGGGGCCGCGCCCGCCCACCGAGGCCTTTGCCGGGTTCATCTTCAAGTTGCAGGCCAACATGAGCCGCGCCCACCGTGACCGCACCGCCTACATGCGGGTGATGTCCGGCGAGTTTGACCGGGGCATGGACGTGATTCACACCCGCACCGGGCGCAAGCTGCGGCTGTCACAGGCACACACGCTGTTTGCCCAGGACCGCGAAAAGGTCGAAGAAGCGTATCCCGGCGACATCGTGGGCCTGGTCAACCCCGGCGTCTTTCAGATCGGGGACGTGATCAGCCTCGGCGGCAAACTGGAACTGCCCAGCTTCCCCCGCTTTACGCCCGAAACCTTTGCCAGTGTGCATCTCAAAGACGTGGGCAAGCGCAAGGCGTTCATGAAAGGCCTGACCCAGCTGGCCGAAGAAGGTGTGGTGCAGGTGTTCTATCCCACCGATGGGGCGCGTGAACCGTTCCTGGGCGCCGTGGGGCCGCTGCAATTCGAGGTGTTCCAGGCGCGGCTGGAAGAGGAATACAAGGTGGACGTGGAAATGTCGGTTACGAGCTATTCACTGGTGCGCTGGATCGCTGGGGACGAGGGCAGTGTGGCCCGCTTCGCCCGGACGATGGAAGACGACCAGGGGCGCCCGGTGATGCTGTTCCGCTCGCACTACGACCTGGACTACACGGCCGAACAACACCCGGAGATTGAATTTTTGCCACTGCCCAAAGACCTCACGAAAGTAGGCTGA